GCCCAGGGCGTCCTGACCCGCCTCGGCGTCTCCCCCTACGAGCATGGCCCGGGCGTGCTCGCGGGGCCGGTCGTCGAGGCCGTGGACCCGCGCTGGATGGACACGATGACGCCCTACGGGCCGCTGCCTCTGGCGCTCGGCGACATCGCCTCGCGCTTCACGAGCAACCCGTGGCTGCTGGTGATCGCCCACCGCGGCGTCGCCCTGATCGGGCTCGCCCTGATCGCCTGGGCGGTCCCGCGGATCGCGATCTGGACCGGCGTCCGTCCCGCCCTCGCCTCGGCGGTCGCGATCGCGTCGCCGCTGATGCTGGCCAACGGCGTCGGCGGTCTCCACAACGACCTGTTGATGGTCGGGCTGATGGCCGCTGCGCTGGCGATCGGCATCGAGCGGGGCTGGGTCTGGGGTTCTGTCGTGGGTGGCCTCGCTGCTGCGGTCAAGCTCCCCGGCGGCCTGATCTGCATCCCGGTCGTCCTGGCCGCCCTCCCGGCCGCCGCTGGCCTGGTGGAGCGGGTGAAGCGGCTCGGCGCGAGCGCCGCGGTCGCGGTCGGCACCCTGGTCGGACTCGGTGCGGTCTGGGGCCTCGGCATCGGCTGGATCAAGGCCCTCAGCGTTCCGGCCACCGTCAACACGCCGCTCTCCGCGCCGACGGTCGTCGGCGGCGTCCTCGACTGGATCAACGGCGGGATCGGCCTCGGGCTGGCGCCGGCCACCTTCCTCGACCTGATCCGCACCCTCGCGTCCGCTGCATCGGTCATCCTCATCGGCTGGGTGGCGCTGCGCTGGCCCACGGGGGACCGGCTCCGCGCGGTAGAGGCGACCGTCGTCCTGATCGGCGGCCTGCTGCTGCTCAGCCCGGTCGTCCACCTCTGGTACCTGCTCTGGATCGTGCCCTTCGCCGCCACCCTGCGCCTCCCGCGCGGACTGACGCTCCTCGTGCTCGCGGTCTCGGTCGTTGCCGGCCTCGTCGCGCCGCTCGACTCGTCGCTGCACGGCGCCTACCTGCTCATCGTCATGGGGTCGATGTACGTCGCGCTCGCGGTGCCGTTCCTGCTGCTCACGCGGCGCGGTCGTGAACGCATGCGCCACATCGCCGAAGCCGACTGGCTCCCGGTCCCGTGAGCATCGAGCCGGTCGTCCCCAGCCGCCGAGAGGCCAATTCTGGTGCGCCGAAAGGTCAGGTCTGGTCGGCCGAACAGTCAGTCCTGGCACGTCGAAACGTCAGTTCTGGTCGACGCCTGCGCCCACTGCTGATCCTCGCGGCACTGGTCGGCATCTGGTGCGGCTACCGCGCGCTGAGCGGCGGCTTCGTCGACCTCGCGGTCTACCGCTTCGGCGGCATCGCGGTGCTCGACGGCCCGCGCCTGTACGCCGAGGGCACGCCGGGCACCGGCCTGCCCTTCACCT
This genomic interval from Nocardioides cavernaquae contains the following:
- the mptB gene encoding polyprenol phosphomannose-dependent alpha 1,6 mannosyltransferase MptB; amino-acid sequence: MLTRGLAGSFLVLVGGLVVSTLPASSFLLQSEQLVALRSHQTGRMLGLTIVLVGLGMLAAAWLSLCRYLARTDLADRADGVALVRQATILWSLPLLIAPPLFSRDGWSYAAQGVLTRLGVSPYEHGPGVLAGPVVEAVDPRWMDTMTPYGPLPLALGDIASRFTSNPWLLVIAHRGVALIGLALIAWAVPRIAIWTGVRPALASAVAIASPLMLANGVGGLHNDLLMVGLMAAALAIGIERGWVWGSVVGGLAAAVKLPGGLICIPVVLAALPAAAGLVERVKRLGASAAVAVGTLVGLGAVWGLGIGWIKALSVPATVNTPLSAPTVVGGVLDWINGGIGLGLAPATFLDLIRTLASAASVILIGWVALRWPTGDRLRAVEATVVLIGGLLLLSPVVHLWYLLWIVPFAATLRLPRGLTLLVLAVSVVAGLVAPLDSSLHGAYLLIVMGSMYVALAVPFLLLTRRGRERMRHIAEADWLPVP